One Micavibrio aeruginosavorus ARL-13 genomic window carries:
- a CDS encoding GNAT family N-acetyltransferase: protein MSVQAFKKVKTPFNDCAVLHEGTMRDGSAYNVIQLDRTHLSDIIALHNKAIQMLSAEEKAFMLPKPASFFVDHFNRNHGNTVLGVLHNGKLVGESIVLNPSIEHPKTGMVDMAPVGAPDSITLIQGVTVLPSYRNNGLMHGMVKAWLNYGVKADKGHALAEVDVNNIASWATFLDHGMEIPSIGVDPSDGTVVYNVHETIPNIEKKRLTQAFNAVAPGCKTCPIHDIETQKSMLDQGYVISGWKKSTKEMILRPV, encoded by the coding sequence AGTCAAAACCCCGTTCAATGATTGCGCAGTCCTGCACGAAGGTACGATGCGGGATGGCAGCGCGTATAACGTCATCCAACTGGACAGAACGCACCTGTCGGACATCATCGCCCTGCATAATAAAGCCATTCAAATGCTGAGCGCGGAAGAAAAAGCCTTCATGTTGCCCAAGCCAGCCTCGTTCTTCGTTGATCATTTCAACCGGAACCACGGCAACACGGTTTTGGGCGTTTTGCACAATGGCAAACTGGTTGGTGAATCGATTGTGTTGAACCCGTCGATCGAACACCCCAAAACCGGGATGGTTGATATGGCCCCCGTTGGTGCACCGGACAGCATCACCCTGATACAGGGCGTCACCGTCTTGCCCAGCTATCGGAACAATGGCCTGATGCACGGCATGGTCAAGGCATGGCTGAACTACGGCGTGAAAGCAGACAAAGGCCACGCCCTGGCCGAAGTAGATGTGAACAACATCGCCAGCTGGGCCACTTTCTTGGACCACGGCATGGAAATCCCCAGCATTGGCGTTGATCCATCCGATGGAACCGTTGTCTACAACGTCCACGAAACCATCCCGAATATTGAGAAAAAACGGCTGACCCAAGCCTTTAATGCGGTTGCCCCGGGATGCAAAACCTGCCCCATTCACGACATCGAAACCCAAAAATCCATGCTGGATCAAGGTTATGTGATCAGCGGATGGAAAAAATCGACCAAGGAAATGATCCTGCGGCCCGTCTAA